From Malus sylvestris chromosome 1, drMalSylv7.2, whole genome shotgun sequence:
tttgcaaaataaaaataggtacaaactaaaaataaaaatatatgataaaaaaatttagtcataagtataaatatattaattgtaaaatttttaacattaaaggaatatatttaaaaataaaaatattttattattcaaataattaattatgttaTTCATACCCAAGgacttgatcaaaaattgaaaatgcataGGATTTTAATCCAtagagtaacaaaaagaagaatgTGAACCTAATTCTATCTAATATAAAATTAGAGAAGTCAAACACGCAATTTTCAATTaatataccaaaaaaaaaagaacaataatTTCGTTAGTAATTAATCAATGCAAGATCAAATCACATGACAAATGGCActgattttttacaaaaaccTCTAAATTCTGTGTCCTGCCACTATTTTTCGACACAGACAATACGACAAGACATGTCGAAATCCGGCACGAAACCAAATGTATTAAGTTCGGACATGCTTGTTGTTTACTTCAACTCAGAGGCCCCactgcttcttcttccttctctcccaCGTTCTCTGCTCCTGAAGCTCTCGTCCATTTGGCCTCTCCACCCCAGAATACCACAGGCTCTCTGTTCCTCCTCCAATCTCCAATCCCAGCATTCAATCTCCAAACCCAGCATTCAAACCTCCCCAGATATTTAAGCCCAGCTCCGTCTTTTTCCAGATAAATGAATGAGTTAATTTCCAAAACCCAGAACCCAAATTTTGTTTTCCACTATTTTGGACTAATTTCGCAAACCCAtttgtaatttggttttggaACTCCAAAAATGGTCTCCAAAGGCGCCAACTTTGGCACATTTGTTTCAGTTGGGGTTTTGGTTCTGTGCTGGGTGCACTTTGTGGAGTGCCAGGATGTGGGGGACTATGACCAAATTGACAACCCAGCAGTTCTTCCTCTCATCACTCATATTGTGTACGGACGCATCTCCAATGTCACTGCAGTTCTCAGCCGAGAAATCAGCAATCGTTCCAGCTTCTGTGTCAAGGACCCGTAAGCTGCTTTTTTCAACTTTACTATttcctgtttggttgctgagaaaattaaaatgcaTGAAAGGAAAAAATGGGGAAGAGGGTTATTAGAATTGTGTAATGGGGTGTGAAAAGTCAACTCAAGTTGACTAATGGCAGCATTGATTTGCTCAGTTATACTGTTATTTGATAATTTGTTTGTAGATATATTGTTGCAGTTggagtttatttttgtgttcgTTTGATGATCAATGACGTTATTTGATTCATATAGcggaccccacttagtgggataaggcggctgttgttgttgttgttgtttgatgATCAATTTGTTTATCAGGGAAGCCGATTGGAACGAGGCCTTTAATTTTTCCTCCAGTGTGGATTTCTTAACTTCCTGCATTCAAAAGACTAAAGGTATAGAAGTACTTTTGTAATTAGAAAGAAGAACAATTTTTACTATGTTTGGTTGGTTCTTCAGTAATGTAGGTAatcgaaaaattgaaaagattacGCATAGGTTATGTATCTTGGCAATCGAATGTAGTATTTGCTTGGCTTCGTTTTGATAAATTTGTAATGTCCAACAGGAGATATTACCCGACGTTTGTGTACAGCAGCCGAAATGAAGTTCTACTTCAACAGTTTTTTTGAAAAATCGGAGGGTGCAAATTACTTAAGACCGAACAAGAACTGTAATTTGACCGCATGGATTTCTGGGTGTGAGCCAGGATGGGCTTGCAGTGTTGGCCCAAATAAGCAGGTTGACCTTGAAAATTCACAGGACATCCCTGCTAGGACTCAGAGCTGCCAACCTTGTTGTGAAGGTTTCTTTTGCCCCCATGGTCTTACATGCATGATACGTAAGACCTTTTAACCTAATATATCCAAGTAATCAATTTGTACTTTGTTTCTGTGCAACGTATTTTCGCTAAttaaaggctttgttgttgttgttgttgttgaaaggATGCTTCtgattatttctttgttttcttccaATTGCTATCGCGTTCTTGAAGCTTGCCCATCAGGTTCTTATTGTCCCCAAGCAACGCTGGACAAATCAACCGGTCTGTGTGAACCGTAAGTTCAGATTCTAGCTTTAATGATCTCTTGACTTACGGTGTTCAATAGCTTATTATGTGTGAAAGTTATATAATGATATGTTTTTGCAGATACAATTACCAATTACCTCCGGGGCAACCAAATCATACTTGTGGAGGAGCAAATTTGTGGGCTGATGTTGGTAGTAGTAGTGAAATATTTTGTTCAGCTGGATCATATTGCCCAACCACCGTGAAAAGCATTCCTTGTAGTAGCGGGTATTGAGTTTCATTCCTACGTCATTTATCAAACTTGTTCAATGTTTAGCTGATTGTGCTCTCGTTATTTCTTGTCTTTCcgattaaatatttttttcatgCATTGCAGACATTACTGCAGAATGGGTTCTACATCTGAGAAACGTGAGTATAATTTCATTTTACTTCTCGaacaaaattttgatatgttCCTGATCGCAGTGCTTTTTTTTAAGTGACGGTGCCCCATTTCCTTCTAACTCAATATTTGCTCTTTAGTTTATCCAGTACTATCGGCAAGCATAAAGAAGCTgaagttttgttattttttttatattcagGCTGCTTTGCTTTGACTTCCTGCAATCCAAACACCGCAAATCAAAATGTGCATGCATATGGAATACTGCTAATTGTAAGTTGGCCATTTTAGTTCCTAAACCAAAACTTGACTTTTCATTTTCATAGCCGCATATGTGAGGCGCACGCTGTTCATTTTAATCAAAGTGCGTATCTGATATACTTTCTGATAAAGTTTTGGCACAACTGAAATCAAGCAATAAAAAATGAATTGAAATTTATGCTGTTTAATTGCTTATGCAGGCAGCTCTGAGTACTCTGCTTCTTATTATATACAATTGTTCAGATCAAGTTCTCACCACTAGGGAGAGGAGACTTGCCAAATCCCGAGAAGCAGCAGCCAAAAGTGCAAGGGAAACGGCAAAAGCACGCCAAAGATGGAAATCGGCAAAAGATACTGCTAAGAAGCATGCAAGTGGATTGCAGGCTCACTTATCACGTACATTTTCTCGAAAAAAGTATAGCTCAGAACTTGAGAAGCTTGAGATTTCGACTCAATCTATACCTGACACAGATGATGACCTTTCGATACCACCACATCCAAGTAGATCTAGTGTTTCTCAGTCCTCACCTGTGCCATCAGAAGGAAAGGAAAAGGAACCTACTGAGCTCATGCAAATTATGCGTAAAATTGAAGAAGACCCTGAGGGTTATGAAGGTTTCAGTATTGGATCTGAGGATACGAATGTAGGAAATGTGCCAAAAGGAAAGAAGATCAATACTCATAGCCAAATTTTCAAGTATGCTTATGGTCAACTTGAGAAAGAGAAGGCTCAGCTGCAAGAGTACAAGGACCTAACCTTCTCAGGGGTGGTTAAAATGGCTACTAATAACAAAATAAGGAAACGGCTTCTCATTGAGATTTCTTTCAAAGACCTAACACTTACTTTGAAAGCAAAAAACAAGCATCTACTGAGGTGTGTAACTGGTAAAATTAGGCCTGGCCGCATCACTGCTGTTATGGGTCCATCAGGGGCTGGAAAAACAACGTTTCTTTCTGCCCTAGCTGGAAAAGCAATTGGATGCAGGAGGACTGGTTTAATTCTCATAAACGGAAAGAATACATCAATCCATTCGTATAAAAAAATCGTAGGGTTTGTACCACAAGATGATATTGTGCATGGAAACTTGACTGTGGAAGAGAATCTATGGTTCAGTGCAAAATGCAGGTATATGCCACATTCACTCTTTACCGATTCCACTCTAACAGCAAATATGCTAGTCACATGTTCACCATCTTTGCTACTAATTTTGAAATTTGGTGTCATAGTTGTATTGTCAAccttagccgaccccacttagtgggaaaaggctttgttgttgttgtagttgtaTTGTCAACCTGCTACCCAAAAGTTTGTTTGTCTTATAATTCTGTATATCAATCTTACTATATAGACTGCTGTTACATTTTGATGATgtacttatgtttttgtgaagATTATCTGTGGACTTACCGAAACCGGATAAAGTGTTAGTGGTTGAACGAGTTATTGAGTCCTTGGGGCTTCAGACAGTACGTGGTTCCTTGGTTGGAACAGTAGAGAAGCGAGGAATTTCTGGAGGCCAGAGGAAACGTGTAAATGTTGGCTTGGAAATGGTTATGGAACCTTCACTTTTGATTTTGGATGAACCTACATCCGGTCTAGACAGCGCCTCTTCCCAGCTACTTCTTAGAGCACTTAGACGGGAAGCTCTTGAAGGGGTAAACATCTGCATGGTGGTTCACCAGCCTAGGTAATCTCTCAAAACAAGGTTTTTTGCTCTTTATACTTTGAAAGTCCACTATTTATCTCTCTACCCTGTCAATGTGCATAAAACTCTCGCATACTTTGATTAATGCAAAACTTTTTTGCATCAGCTATGCCTTGTTCAAGATGTTTGATGATTTGGTACTCCTGGCAAAAGGTGGTCTTACTGTCTATCATGGACCAACAAAGAAAGTAGAGGAATACTTTGCAGGCCTTGGGATCAATGTCCCAGACCGAGTCAACCCTCCAGACCACTTCATTGACATTTTAGAGGGTATAGTTGCTACGGAAATAAGCTCGGGAGTGAGTCATGATGAGCTTCCCATCAGATGGATGCTTCATAATGGGTACTCAGTACCTCCTGAGATGAGGCAGAGTGCCACCGGACTTACAATATcatcaatggatgaaaattcAAATCACGAGACAAATTCTTGTGGTGATGATATGATGGAAAAGTCTTTTGCCGGAGAGGTATGGCAAGATGTGAAAAGTACTGTGGATCTGCATCGTGATAGGGTACGGCTCAATTTCTTGAAATCCAAGGATTTATCAAACCGCAGAATCCCGGGTTTATTTCTACAGTACAGATACTTCCTGGGCAGGTAAGGAATCAAGATTGTGCAAATATTACAATTTTATTCCAGAGAATTGCTGAAatcttcaaaattgaaaaacatggTGTTTTCTGCATTCTTATTGTAATGCCTATAGTTGATCCTCTTTGTTTGACGTCATGTCAGAGTTGGTAAGCAGAGACTTCGGGAAGCTCGTATGCAAGCAGTagattatttgattttattactTGCTGGAGCCTGCTTAGGATCTCTTGCGAACGTCAGCGATCAGACCTTTGGTGCAGGCGGTTACACTTATACTATTATTGCAGTTTGTGAGTACAACCAATTATGAGCTTCTTTTTTGTAGACAAATGCGCAAACCTTTTTTGTTCCTAACCTTGAGTCTTGATTTGATTTCAGCTCTACTATGTAAAATTGCGGCTCTGAGGTCGTTTTCTCTAGACAGATTACACTATTGGAGAGAGAGCGCTTCAGGGATGAGCAGCTTGGCTTATTTTCTGGCCAAGGATACTATTGACCATTTTAATACAATGATCAAACCTGTAGTGTATTTGTCCATGTTCTACTTCTTTACCAACCCAAGATCTAGCTTTGCAGATAACTACATTGTTCTGGTCTGCCTCGTGTATTGTGTAACTGGTATAGCCTACGCGTTAGCAATATTTTTCGAACAAGGTGCAGCCCAACTAGTAAGTAACTCATTCAAACTGATAGTGTTTTGCAGCCGAACTAGTTTCACATTCTTTTTTGGTACTCCATTGATATTTTACTAACAAACTGATATTGTTTGCAGTCGTCGGTCCTTCTTCCAGTTGTTTTGACTCTTATAGCAACACGGCCACAAGATAGTGAACTTATGAAGAATTTAGCTAAGTTGTGCTACCCGAGGTGGGCTTTGGAAGCATTTGTGACTGCAAATGCTGAAAGGTACTTTGCAAAAAGGACGACCCCAAGCCTCGTTTGTGCTGGAAATGTTTACGTGCACACATTTTTATATGTTTTCCGAGACCGAGCCTTGTTTGTGCACTAGTATACAGATATAGATACTTGAACTTCTAGTCGATTGTTTAAAATTGTCGCTTTGATCTGTatgtttttgtttcctttttgctACAGGTATGCGGGAGTATGGCTGATAACTCGCTGCGGTTCACTTCTGAAGGCCGGCTATAACCTTCATAACTGGAATCTTTGTATAATTATCCTAACATTCGTAGGTATAGTTAGTCGGGCGATAGCATTCTTTTGTATGGTGACCTTtcagaagaaatgagtgagatGAGAGATCAACAATCACAGGCTGATAGGTAAAACATTGCCAAAGCAAATAGGTAAAAGGTATGTTAGGAGCTGTTGAGCATTACGCCTCGACGGATTGGGTGGGTTTAACTTTTGATCTAAAAGGCTTTGTTCTTGTAAGATGTATACATCTCCCATGATATTGTACTGGAAATTGAAGCTCAAGCTGTATATTCGAAATCCGTGAATCGAAAAGCCTGCGTTGGGGGCTAACAGGAGACTAAAATGCAAAAGAAAAACTTTGGTTAGGGTCGGCAGCAACCCTATGAATTGCAATCTTCTGAGCTCGTCTCAGTTTTCCGAGCTTTTGTTTCAGTTGTTCTGAGCGAGTGTCCGGGATTTGGGTGCTGTGCCCAgtttgtggttttttcttgtttATGTTCTTCCTCCACTTATTTCGATCATCCCTGCCACACCCACTCCATTGTTAAAGTCCCACATCAAGAAAACCAAAAgggtttaaatatgattaccctactctaactaatacctgggtcttttgtgataaaatcctACACCTAACGGATTAGGCATGTAGTAAAGTTGGGGATAATATCAgtgtcgttagagtggggcGGGCCCTGCaatccaaaaattccaacatccatcttcttcttctttgaccCCCACCACATAttttccttctttctcttctttcaccCCCTAAATCCCATGCCCTAGTTTGTCCAATTTTTGCTTCCTCTTTGCCTCAGATTGCTGCTGGTGCTCGTCCCCAACCTTACTACATTTGTGGACTTTGTGTCTTTGGTGGTCGGTCGGGTGGATCGAAAATCAATTTTGACCCATTTTGTGATCAATTGAGAATAACGCAGGTTGGCTCGAGTACGAAGCTCCAATCCATTATTTACAGATCTCttgttgaggcttgttctttgCCTCATCCTTGGTTGCTCATGGTGGTGGCGACGGTTATGTCAGAGGATCTCTAAATACTCCTCTGGAGCCGATAAAATTATTATGCATTTGGCGAGAACCATCAATGTCCAATTTCAACCATCCCTCCTTGGAGAAACCCAATTCAACTTTTTAATAATTCTGCATGGCTTAGGATGACTGACTTTATTAGCATTAGTCCACTCCCAAACATACTTTAGAATAGTCTTCACAAGATCAAAGGGAAGTTGATAGGAATGATTGAATACAATACAATTTCTCTACTTCCAAGCATGCCAACACGCAAACCATAAGAGATTACACCATTCCAACCCTTGATAACTGAGAGTTTTACAGTGGATGTTAGCAACAATCCATCCCTCCATGTCTAAATTGAACGTAGAAAGAATATTATTAGGGACCTTAAATAAATTTCAAACAGCTCTAGCTTTAGATCACTTTCTCAAACGATGAATCAGACTTTCAATAGGACCACCACATATAGGACACTAGTATCCAATGTCATGATCTTCCTCTTAAATCTTTGTTGGTTGGTTAGAATTTTATCTTGAGCGACCAACCAAGCAAAGACCTTTAACTCTCCAAATGAAAGAACAAACCATAAGCAAATTTAACACTAAATATACCTTCATAGGAATGACCCCAAATTAGCTTAGCCAACAAAGAATGCAACCTCTGAACATCCCACCTATCATCTAGTAAGAAGAATGAAATCGTCAAATTATTATCCACATGCAAATTACCTGGTGTTTCCCCAATTAAAGCCCCCAACCCACCCAATTGTCTGTCCAAAATTTGGTTGGTACCATCATCAATTCTCAACACTAGACCTTGTCTCATCAAATTAGCTCCAAAAATAATACTAGAGCAAGTACTAGACATACCTTGTTGAAAGTAATGAGTATGTTTTCCTTGATTTAAGGGAGATGAGTATGTTTTCCTTGATTTAAGAGAAATGATTTAAGGCTTAGACTAGGCTAGGTAGTATAATTAGTAATGAGTATAAGGCtagtttgcttttgcttttcttagTCTTTGTCGActactttctttcttctcttttctgtcAGCTGTTTTTcagctttctttcttctctctttctttctaccTCCTTCCTCATATATACCCGAACCATTGTACATTGAACCTATGAAAAATATATCACAAATTAAAGTTATAATTTCTATatggtatcaaagcaggttCTTTTGTAACCTGTCTCTGCCATTCTTGCTGCtgtgattttttctttctttcaaagtCTAAGTCATGGCTGAAGAAAGTTCTGTGAACCATGATAAGGAAACCCGGCACAATCTCTCTCCAAACTTCTCAGACTTAAGGTTAACACCAATCAATGTTTATGTTCAGTTCTCTTGAACAAGCTCAATTATCTTCCTTGGTCCCGAGCTGTTTCACTAGCTCTCGGAGGCAAAGGGAAGTTAGGGTTTGTAAATGGAAGCGTGGAAGCTCCAGACCGTTCTTCCTCTACATACGATGCATGGCTTTGCAAATATCAACTTGTTATGTCCTTACTGCTTAACACCATGAAGAAACATGTTGCTGAAAGTTAAGGTTTGTAAATGGAAGCGTGGAAGCTCCAGACCGTTCTTCCTCTACATACGATGCATGGCTTTGCAAAGATCAACTTGTCATGTCTTTGTTGCTCAACACCATGGAGAAACATGTTGCTGAAATTTTTAGCTACTCCAATTCCGCACATGATCTTTGGAAAGCTTTGCAGGatatgtatggaaatcaaaacaactaTGCACGGGTCTTCCAATTAAAGAAGGACATTGCCAGTgctcaacaagaagggaaagcatttgttcaacaccttgggAGCCTCAAAGCcatgtggaatgagttggaCGTATATCTCCCTCATACCACAGACCCTACCATTCTCCTAAAACGGGCTGAGAAAGACAAAATTTATCAGCTGTTAGGGAGTTTGAGCTCTGAGTACGAGGACCTAAGGAGTCACATCTTGATGAGTCAAGACCTGCTTACCTTCAATAATGTTTGTACAATTATCCAACGAGAAGAAGCAAGGAAGAAGGTTATGAATGTTGATCACAACCCCAGATTAATGGAGACTCGGGCATATGCATCAAATTACAAGAACTCAGAAGCCAAGGTATACAAGGGAAGAAACACACATCTAAAATGCAAATATTGCAATGGTGTTGGTCATGTGGAAGACAAGTGTTGGGAACTTCATCCTGAACTCAAGCCTAAGTTCAGCAAAGATGGAAAGATGATACCAAGATCCTCACAACAATTTCAACCTCATTTCAAGGCACAACTTGCTAATGCTCACGCTCCTACTATTTCACAAGGATCCATGGAGTTCACTACCAATCCATTGTCATTGATCAATGAATTTGCAGCTTACCTACAAAGTAAGGGGCACGGAAGAGGCTCACATGGTTAAGGCAATGAAAAGGGTAGTCACACAGCTATGTTAAGACAATTTGCAGGCTTTCTTGTTGGAAATGAGAAAGTTCCAAAGGGAGAAGCATCAGGTATACTCAAATCCTTTACTACTGCCCTATTAACTAGTACTGAAACTGAttgttggataattgattcaggtgccacagatcatatgacaaacaaagttacaaatttacatcatttaaaaaaaaattcaagcccCTCACATGTGtctgttgcaaatggaaaaaaatgtcttagttttgggaaaaagagaaataaacttACTCTCTCAAAAAACATCTTCCACTGCCCTCTATGTACCAACCTTTCCTTTCCAACTTTTGTCAATTGGAAAGATCACCAACACCCTAAACTGCCGTGCTATTTTCTCACCAAATAATGTGATGTTTCAGGATGTTCTCACCATGAAGATGATTGGTGAAAAGGTCTTCATAAATGGACTTTACTACCTGTGCAAAAATGCATGTTTCACTCAAGCTCTTCAAGCTCAATCGAAGTCCATAGATGAAAACCAACTTTGGCATAGGAGATTAGCTCACCCCTCTGAAGTTGTCTTGTCTAAActgtttccaaatttttttaaccGCTATCCTACTTGTGATTCTTGTCAATTTTCTAAGTTTACTAGGCTACCTTTTGGTAATTCAATGTCTAGAACAAGTAAACCTTTTGAAATAGTACACACCGATGTATGGGGACCTGCAACTGAATCAATGGAAGGGTTTAAATACTTTGTtctatttgttgatgatttctctCGAAGAAGTTTTCTATATCTTATGAAATCAAAGAGTGAAGTCTCTACCATTTTCAAAGACTTTCACATGCATGTTAAAACGCAATTTCAATCAAACATTAAGGTTTTAAGGTCAGATAATGGCACTGAATTTCTATCCAACAACATGCTTTAATACATAAGTTCTCAGGGTATCATACATCAAACCAGCTGTGTGGGGactccccaacaaaatggagtagccgagaggaaaaatagagatctcttggagaagactTGTGCTCTCATGATTCACATGCACAttccaaagaaattttggtcgTTTGCCATCCTTACTGCCACTTATCTCATCAATCGACTTCCAAGTCGTGTGCTAAGGTTTAAATCTCCCTATGAAGCTCTCAAGGGGAGGAAAATAGATTTGACACATCTCAAGGTGTTTGGTTATGTTTGTTTTGTTCACATCCAAACCTTGAACCGTGACAAACTAGATGCCAGGGCAACCAAGTGTGTGTTTATGGGATACTTGACCACCCAAAAGGGATACAAGTGCTTCAATCCAGTCACTAAGAAGTGCACAGTTTCAAGAGATGTGAAGTTCGAAGAAGACTGTCCCTATTTTACAAGTCAAGAGGAGGATTTAGTTGACATGTTCCCACTCCCTCAAAACTTTAATCATCTGATGTTGGAAAAGAGATCAGTCATTGTGAGTCCAGATTGTGAAGAAGTTTAAACTGACCAAATTACTGCCAGTGAGAGTGAAGACGAGCCCTACTCTGATCATTCTCTGCCCTCTACAGAGTCTCAGGTGATTAAAAGAAATCCTCCTCGAATCAGAAAACCTCCAGCTAGGTTGCAGGACTATGTTACATATGCCTCACAACATCCAATCAATGAATGTATCAGCTTAGTAAGTTCTCAACATCTCATGCTACATTTCTCAGTGAAATTAATAAGCACtatgtgaaggaaattttgtgaaaaacatgttcatttaagcaacatctatagcatgcaattaacaattaaaaggcggaatcatgcttgcatgcaattaacaatatacggattgaaacaatcaccaagagcttggtatgccaagctcAGTTCTATTCTAGAAAAGGCTGGATTCGTGCGAAGTAATGCTGATTCTTCGTTATTTGTAAGAATTGGCACCAGGGAGAAGTTGGTGGTC
This genomic window contains:
- the LOC126632360 gene encoding ABC transporter G family member 24-like, with product MVSKGANFGTFVSVGVLVLCWVHFVECQDVGDYDQIDNPAVLPLITHIVYGRISNVTAVLSREISNRSSFCVKDPEADWNEAFNFSSSVDFLTSCIQKTKGDITRRLCTAAEMKFYFNSFFEKSEGANYLRPNKNCNLTAWISGCEPGWACSVGPNKQVDLENSQDIPARTQSCQPCCEGFFCPHGLTCMIPCPSGSYCPQATLDKSTGLCEPYNYQLPPGQPNHTCGGANLWADVGSSSEIFCSAGSYCPTTVKSIPCSSGHYCRMGSTSEKRCFALTSCNPNTANQNVHAYGILLIAALSTLLLIIYNCSDQVLTTRERRLAKSREAAAKSARETAKARQRWKSAKDTAKKHASGLQAHLSRTFSRKKYSSELEKLEISTQSIPDTDDDLSIPPHPSRSSVSQSSPVPSEGKEKEPTELMQIMRKIEEDPEGYEGFSIGSEDTNVGNVPKGKKINTHSQIFKYAYGQLEKEKAQLQEYKDLTFSGVVKMATNNKIRKRLLIEISFKDLTLTLKAKNKHLLRCVTGKIRPGRITAVMGPSGAGKTTFLSALAGKAIGCRRTGLILINGKNTSIHSYKKIVGFVPQDDIVHGNLTVEENLWFSAKCRLSVDLPKPDKVLVVERVIESLGLQTVRGSLVGTVEKRGISGGQRKRVNVGLEMVMEPSLLILDEPTSGLDSASSQLLLRALRREALEGVNICMVVHQPSYALFKMFDDLVLLAKGGLTVYHGPTKKVEEYFAGLGINVPDRVNPPDHFIDILEGIVATEISSGVSHDELPIRWMLHNGYSVPPEMRQSATGLTISSMDENSNHETNSCGDDMMEKSFAGEVWQDVKSTVDLHRDRVRLNFLKSKDLSNRRIPGLFLQYRYFLGRVGKQRLREARMQAVDYLILLLAGACLGSLANVSDQTFGAGGYTYTIIAVSLLCKIAALRSFSLDRLHYWRESASGMSSLAYFLAKDTIDHFNTMIKPVVYLSMFYFFTNPRSSFADNYIVLVCLVYCVTGIAYALAIFFEQGAAQLSSVLLPVVLTLIATRPQDSELMKNLAKLCYPRWALEAFVTANAERYAGVWLITRCGSLLKAGYNLHNWNLCIIILTFVGIVSRAIAFFCMVTFQKK